In a single window of the Ruminococcus albus 7 = DSM 20455 genome:
- the scfB gene encoding thioether cross-link-forming SCIFF peptide maturase, translated as MIHKYKLSGFNVLLDVNSGGVHIIDDLTYDILDSVEPPFAEECPAEVIAKLSRSYPAEDIKECYEEIVSLYNDKILFSEDDYEKYALASVASPVKAMCLHISHDCNLRCKYCFASTGDFGVGRKLMDFETAKRAIDFLIEKSADRKFLEVDFFGGEPSMNFGVVMKTVEYARSREKETGKTFRFTTTTNGMHLTDEMIDFINKEMYNVVLSIDGRKEVNDRVRVRVDGSGSYDTITKNFKRLVDKRPADRDWYVRGTYTKYNLDFSEDVMHLYDLGFEQISVEPVMADAKEPYAITEADLPRIFKEYEVLAEKIKKIRSEGKFINFFHFMLDLDQGPCAIKRLRGCGCGNEYVAITPDGDIYPCHQFVGIDEYKMGSLYDGSFNLEMKDEFAKAHVYTKPECKKCWAKFYCSGGCNANNYIYQGDIHTAHKLSCQIQKKRLEVAILMKAVQLLDDAE; from the coding sequence ATGATCCATAAATATAAGCTGTCGGGATTCAATGTCCTGCTTGATGTAAACAGTGGCGGTGTCCATATCATAGATGATCTTACTTATGATATACTGGATAGTGTTGAGCCGCCTTTTGCAGAAGAATGTCCCGCAGAAGTTATAGCAAAGCTTTCCAGAAGCTATCCTGCAGAAGATATCAAAGAATGCTATGAGGAAATAGTTTCGCTGTACAATGACAAGATACTTTTTTCAGAGGATGATTATGAAAAGTATGCACTTGCATCAGTAGCATCTCCTGTAAAAGCTATGTGTCTTCATATTTCTCATGACTGCAATCTGAGATGTAAGTACTGCTTTGCTTCTACCGGTGATTTTGGTGTCGGCAGAAAGCTGATGGACTTTGAAACTGCTAAACGTGCTATTGATTTTCTGATCGAAAAGTCTGCTGACAGAAAATTCCTTGAGGTCGATTTTTTTGGCGGTGAACCGTCCATGAATTTCGGCGTGGTTATGAAGACAGTCGAGTATGCGCGTTCACGTGAGAAGGAAACAGGTAAGACCTTCAGATTTACCACTACAACTAACGGTATGCATCTTACTGATGAGATGATTGATTTCATAAATAAGGAGATGTACAATGTCGTTCTTTCAATAGATGGTAGAAAAGAGGTCAACGACAGAGTAAGGGTACGTGTTGATGGATCAGGCAGCTATGATACTATAACCAAGAACTTCAAACGTCTGGTCGATAAGCGTCCTGCTGACAGAGATTGGTATGTACGAGGTACCTATACCAAGTACAATCTCGATTTTTCCGAAGATGTTATGCATCTTTATGATCTTGGATTTGAGCAGATATCCGTTGAGCCTGTTATGGCTGATGCAAAAGAACCTTATGCTATAACTGAGGCTGATCTTCCGCGCATTTTCAAGGAGTATGAAGTACTTGCTGAAAAGATCAAAAAGATCAGATCAGAAGGAAAGTTTATCAATTTCTTCCATTTTATGTTAGATCTCGATCAGGGTCCCTGTGCTATCAAGCGTCTCCGCGGATGTGGCTGCGGAAATGAGTATGTCGCTATTACTCCGGACGGTGATATCTATCCCTGTCATCAATTTGTAGGTATTGATGAATACAAAATGGGCAGTCTTTATGATGGTAGCTTCAATCTCGAAATGAAAGACGAGTTTGCTAAGGCTCATGTCTATACCAAGCCCGAATGTAAAAAGTGCTGGGCTAAATTCTACTGCAGCGGCGGCTGTAATGCCAATAACTATATTTATCAGGGTGACATACATACTGCCCATAAGCTTTCATGTCAGATACAGAAGAAACGTCTTGAAGTTGCTATCTTGATGAAGGCTGTTCAGCTGCTTGATGATGCTGAATAA
- the scfA gene encoding six-cysteine ranthipeptide SCIFF, protein MKHIKTINKANLKKTAAKGGCGKCQASCQSACKTSCTVANQKCEREA, encoded by the coding sequence ATGAAACATATCAAGACTATCAATAAGGCTAACCTTAAGAAGACTGCTGCTAAGGGTGGCTGCGGCAAGTGCCAGGCTTCTTGTCAGTCTGCTTGCAAGACTTCCTGCACAGTTGCTAACCAGAAGTGCGAAAGAGAAGCTTGA
- a CDS encoding TIGR04086 family membrane protein yields MRKHRSHRRNSGIAAEQIVALTAAAGIILLLLCAIAFMLTKIDAGKDALSAMSTGTLMIGAYFGGYTGGKRRRRNGLISGALTGLLIFLIILTAGSIMAGVTSKISFFTKFVITILAASIGGAVGVNSKKEM; encoded by the coding sequence ATGAGAAAGCACAGAAGTCACAGAAGAAATTCAGGCATTGCTGCTGAGCAGATAGTCGCACTAACTGCTGCTGCAGGTATTATACTGCTTTTACTTTGTGCAATTGCGTTTATGCTTACAAAGATAGATGCAGGCAAGGACGCTTTATCAGCTATGTCTACTGGAACACTGATGATTGGAGCATATTTCGGAGGATATACCGGTGGGAAGAGACGCAGAAGAAACGGTCTGATTTCAGGCGCACTGACAGGTCTGCTTATTTTTCTTATAATACTTACAGCAGGCAGCATTATGGCAGGTGTTACTTCAAAGATTTCATTTTTTACAAAATTTGTTATCACTATTTTAGCTGCCTCGATTGGCGGAGCAGTCGGTGTAAACTCAAAAAAGGAGATGTAA
- the yajC gene encoding preprotein translocase subunit YajC, producing MNSAFITVMSASTGATTGGYLLSFVPLVLILVFFYFFILKPQKKQEKQDREMRESVDVGDEIITNGGIIGIVTQVKEDNVVIETGGDRSKIRIMKWAIAKVVTDDEESDKDKV from the coding sequence CACAGTCATGTCTGCCAGCACAGGCGCTACTACCGGAGGATATCTTCTTAGTTTTGTACCGCTGGTGCTGATACTGGTTTTCTTCTATTTCTTCATCCTCAAACCCCAGAAGAAGCAGGAGAAGCAGGACAGGGAAATGAGAGAAAGCGTAGACGTTGGTGATGAGATCATCACTAACGGCGGTATCATCGGTATAGTTACCCAGGTCAAAGAGGATAACGTTGTTATTGAGACCGGCGGCGACAGAAGTAAGATACGCATCATGAAGTGGGCTATCGCTAAGGTCGTAACTGATGATGAAGAGTCCGATAAGGATAAGGTTTGA